From one Triticum urartu cultivar G1812 chromosome 3, Tu2.1, whole genome shotgun sequence genomic stretch:
- the LOC125545863 gene encoding uncharacterized protein LOC125545863 yields MWSSRFVTTVCVRGETVRDTHFAFSAARRRPPCVEQGARRRLPSLEQGASSPATTSSAPPPPPRTTTTTTTASPRLLSPRRPRLAGSYPHHGLAPPPPLTTADLSRRQPRGSSLDRLCRRHHTAAEQIEMRDAGHDAGAGILNWTEIQCVDLTQSLREGVRSSRRCSVAEGTFTTLSFICEMFLFLYVGMDALDIEIWKIVSGTHIQA; encoded by the exons ATGTGGAGCAGTCGTTTTGTCACAACAGTATGTGTGCGTGGTGAGACGGTGAGAGACACTCACTTTGCTTTCTCCGCCGCACGCCGCCGGCCGCCTTGTGTGGAGCAGGGCGCACGCCGCCGGCTGCCTTCTCTCGAGCAGGGCGCATCCTCTCCCGCCACGACGTCTTCtgccccccctccccctccccgcaccaccaccaccaccaccacggccTCACCCCGTCTCCTATCCCCACGACGGCCTCGCCTCGCCGGCTCTTATCCCCACCacggcctcgccccgccgcctcctctcaCCACCGCGGACTTGTCTCGCCGCCAACCCCGTGGATCTTCCCTAGATCGACTCTGCCGCCGCCATCATACTGCCGCAGAGCAGATCGAGATGCGAGATGCTGGACACGATGCGGGAGCAGGCATCTTGAATTGGACCGAGATCCAGTGCGTCGACCTCACACAGTCTCTCCGGGAAGGAGTTCGCAGCTCGCGTAGGTGTTCGGTTGCTGAAG GCACCTTCACCACATTGTCATTCATTTGTGAGATGTTTCTGTTTCTCTATGTTGGCATGGATGCATTGGATATAGAGATTTGGAAGATTGTTAGCGGAACACATATACAG GCTTGA